A single genomic interval of Salinarchaeum sp. IM2453 harbors:
- a CDS encoding universal stress protein translates to MDDRVAVNRVLTPVDGTDRSIEAVEYAIAIAEKYDATLSVMYVFDEETQQTIQNDEENSDDVAEDTHAFFQRVFDRTEDTDITVSTMTVYGFSTQRKMHHPGSIILDGADQIGSDFIIVPREPEHGVLSEVAEYVLSYASQPVLSV, encoded by the coding sequence ATGGATGATCGTGTTGCGGTCAATCGTGTACTCACACCCGTAGACGGCACCGATAGATCAATTGAGGCCGTCGAATATGCTATTGCTATCGCCGAAAAATACGATGCAACACTGTCTGTGATGTATGTATTTGACGAGGAAACCCAGCAAACCATCCAAAATGATGAGGAAAACAGCGACGATGTTGCAGAAGATACCCACGCATTTTTCCAGCGTGTCTTTGACCGCACGGAAGATACTGATATTACCGTGAGTACCATGACTGTCTATGGATTTTCAACACAACGGAAAATGCATCATCCAGGTAGTATCATCCTCGATGGTGCGGACCAAATCGGGAGCGACTTTATTATTGTTCCTCGTGAACCCGAACATGGCGTTCTATCGGAAGTGGCTGAGTATGTTTTATCGTATGCAAGTCAACCTGTGCTATCCGTCTAA
- a CDS encoding GNAT family N-acetyltransferase: MTNNHSSTNSASFSAPPVSYTDRSDRAISIREYNEDYEELVAMYEAFDSADRAQGIPPAQERQIRRWLDSITESGPDVVALHDGQIIGHATLVPDPESEAHELAIFVLSEYQGAGIGTKLLETLLGTGNENDIAKVWLSVERWNSPAIAIYEKAGFERIEGDSLELKMELELDG; encoded by the coding sequence ATGACGAATAACCACTCATCTACCAATTCAGCGTCGTTTTCCGCCCCGCCAGTGTCGTATACAGACAGGTCCGACAGAGCGATTTCAATTCGAGAGTATAACGAAGATTATGAAGAACTCGTTGCGATGTACGAAGCATTTGACTCGGCAGATCGAGCTCAAGGAATACCGCCAGCGCAAGAACGGCAGATTCGACGATGGCTTGATTCGATTACCGAATCGGGGCCGGATGTAGTTGCATTACACGATGGTCAAATCATCGGCCATGCAACGCTGGTGCCGGACCCTGAGTCAGAGGCACACGAATTAGCTATCTTTGTTCTGTCAGAGTATCAAGGAGCAGGGATCGGGACAAAACTGCTGGAGACACTGTTGGGTACTGGTAACGAAAATGACATCGCCAAAGTATGGCTGAGTGTTGAGCGTTGGAACTCCCCAGCAATTGCAATCTACGAAAAAGCAGGGTTTGAGCGAATTGAGGGAGACAGCCTCGAGTTGAAGATGGAACTTGAGTTAGACGGATAG